TTGGCGACAGCAGTATGCGGATCCATCAGATAACTGCTTTGATCAAAAACAGATTTGATCGCTTGTGAGGTTTCCGTTTCATCGGCGGTACCGGCATAAAAGAGCTGAGTTTTTTCCATCAGGGTTTTAGAAACTTGGTAAGTACCATCGTTTTTAAGTTGCTCCATAAGGGTTTTTACGGAATCTGAATCGCAATCGGATAAATCATAAAGCAAACGTTCCAGATTGCTTGAAATGAGAATATCCATCGATGGCGATGAGGTTTTATAAAAATCCCGATTGCGGTTGTACTGACCGGTTTCAAAAAAATCGGTCAGCACTTTATTCGCATTTGAGGCGCAGATCAGTTTGTTTATCGGTAAACCAAGCCGAGCAGCGTAATAACCGGCCAGAATATTGCCAAAATTGCCGGTTGGGACAACAAAATTTATTTGTTCATCGGGTTGAATTTCGCCGCGTTTTAACAGGTCGTAATAGCTATAAAAATAATAGACAACCTGAGGCAATAAACGGCCGATATTGATTGAATTAGCAGATGAAAAGATGACGTTCGATGCGGCCAGTTTGGCGGCCATATGGGAATCATTAAGAATTATTTTGACGCCATTTTGAGTGTCATCGAAATTTCCATCAACACCGACTACACAGGTGTTGGCACCAGTTTGGGTAAGCATTTGTTTTTCCTGAATGGTACTGACCCCGTCTTTGGGATAAAAGACGATAATACTGATATTGGCAACGTCGGCAAAACCTTCTAAGGCCGCTTTTCCGGTATCGCCGGAAGTAGCGGTTAAAATCATTATTTTCTTCTGATTATTTACATTTTTCATGGATTCTACCATCAGATATGGTAAAATAGTCAAAGCCATATCTTTAAAAGCACAGGTCGGACCATGAAAGAGCTCAAGGAAATAACGATCGTTGACTTTTTTTAAAGCAACCGGTTCTTGATCTTCAAATTTACCGGAATAATAAGCGCCTTTAATGGCATCAGAAATTTGTTGTTCGGTGAAATCATTGAGGAACGCGGAGAAGATGACATTTGCCATTTCGCCGTAGCTTTTTCCGATCAGTTTTTGTGGATCGAATTGAATCTGATTGATAAAGTTGGGGACAAAAAGTCCACCATCCGGGGCTAATCCTTGCAGGATTCCTTGGGATGCAGAAACGTTGATGTCTTTGGATCGAGTGCTGTTGTAGCCTTTTTTCATGTAATTCCTCCAAAAATTTATGGTGTGGGGGAAAAAAATCTTCCCCATAGGGTATTGAATAACCTATAAGTATATGATAGAATGTTTTCACTGAAAAAACAAGTGTTTTTAGAATAAATACATATACGAGGTGAACTTTATTGAATATTGCACTATTGGGCTTTGGAACGATTGGTTCCGGGGTTTATGAACTCATCAATTTAAATAAAGGCAAGTTCTCGGGAAACTTCACAGACATGGAATCCCGAAAAGCGAGCCCAGTGATTACCAAGGTACTGGAACGTGATACCACTAAGGATCTCGGCGATACCGTTGGTAAAATTGTGACCCATCCCAGTGAAATACTGGAAGATGAGAGTATTGGTCTTGTGATTGCCCTGATGGGAGGCATGGACTTTGAATATGAAATGATCAAAGAATGTCTTAAGGCGGGAAAACACGTAGTAACTGCCAATAAGGCAGTGATCTCGGAATATTTTGAAGAATTACTCACCCTGGCCGAAGAAAATGGCGTGGTTTTACGTTATGAGGCTTCCGTGGGGGGCGGAATTCCGATTATTGGTAGCCTTAAAGAAGAAATGAAAATTAATCGGGTTACCGAAATTAAGGGAATTTTGAATGGCACGACAAATTTTATCTTATCAAAAATGACCGAAGAAGGGGCCGATTTTGGCGAAACCCTGGCTTTGGCACAGTCGATCGGTTTTGCTGAAGCAGATCCCACGGCTGACGTGGAAGGATATGATGTATCCCGAAAGTTATCAATACTTTCATCAATGGCTTATGAAAGTATTATTCGTGATGAAGATGTTTATAAGCGCGGAATTACGGATGTCCGGGCTGCCGATATCGAGATGATTGGCAGCATGGGTTATGTCGTTAAATATCTGGGCCATTCGATTTTGGAGCATAAAAATGTTTATACCACCGTCGAACCGGTGTTATTTAAAGAAGCATCAATTATGAGCAATGTTAACAGTGAGTTTAATATTATCTCCATTACCGGAGATATTATTGGCGAGTTGCAGTTTTATGGAAAAGGTGCTGGTAAAGATGCCACGGCTAATGCTGTCGTTGGTGATGTGCTTTACATTCTTAATATTGTCAAAGAACAAAATTATCCTAAACCATTGCGATTAAATCGGAAACTTAATAAAATCGGAACCGATATTTTCAAGGGAAAATATTATTTAAGAGCGAATTTAGATGATAAAGAAATGCTGGATACCGTATTGACCGCAGTAGAAACAGTGGCGGCCCGAAAAACGGTGATTGTTAATGATAATCAGGTTTATGTGGTAACCAGTGTGATTGCCGCTAATGATTTTAACACCATGGCAGAAAAATTAAAAGAAACGGTGCCTGAATTGTTTTATGCCCGGATCTATGAATAAGAAAAGAGTGACAGAGGTAAATGCAAGATTTAATCGTACAAAAATATGGCGGCTCCAGTGTCGCCAATGTGGAAAGAATAAAACGTGTTGCTGGTCGGATTATTGAGACCAAGAAAAAAGGAAAAAAAGTAGTGGTCGTTGTTTCGGCAATGGGCGATACCACCGATGATCTGATTGATCTGGCTCAAAAAATCAACGAGCACCCTCCCAGCCGGGAAATGGATATGTTGCTGGCAACCGGAGAACAAGTTTCGATTTCGTTATTAGCCATTGCAATCCAGTCGATGGGACATGATGTCGTCAGTTTAACCGGGGCTCAATGCGGGATTGTAACTTCCAATGTCCATAAACGGGCTCGGATCAATGAAATTAAAACAAATCGGATTGAAAAAGAACTGGAAGCAGGCAAGATTGTTATCGTGGCCGGTTTTCAGGGAATTAATGAAAATAAAGATATTACCACGCTTGGCCGTGGCGGGTCAGACACTTCAGCCGTGGCCGTGGCGGCGGCCTTAGAAGCTGAATTATGTGAAATCTATACCGATGTTGACGGCGTCTACACCGCCGATCCCCGAATTGTTAAAACGGCATCAAAAATCGATGAAATCTCATATGAAGAGGTTTTGGAGATGGCCAGCACCGGGGCGAAGGTGCTGCATCCCCGTTCGGTGGAAATGGCTGAAAAATTCAAGGTGCCACTGGTGGTACGATCAAGCTATAATTATAATGAAGGAACCATTATTAAGGAGGACGTTATTATGGAAAAAG
This is a stretch of genomic DNA from Acetobacterium woodii DSM 1030. It encodes these proteins:
- the thrC gene encoding threonine synthase codes for the protein MKKGYNSTRSKDINVSASQGILQGLAPDGGLFVPNFINQIQFDPQKLIGKSYGEMANVIFSAFLNDFTEQQISDAIKGAYYSGKFEDQEPVALKKVNDRYFLELFHGPTCAFKDMALTILPYLMVESMKNVNNQKKIMILTATSGDTGKAALEGFADVANISIIVFYPKDGVSTIQEKQMLTQTGANTCVVGVDGNFDDTQNGVKIILNDSHMAAKLAASNVIFSSANSINIGRLLPQVVYYFYSYYDLLKRGEIQPDEQINFVVPTGNFGNILAGYYAARLGLPINKLICASNANKVLTDFFETGQYNRNRDFYKTSSPSMDILISSNLERLLYDLSDCDSDSVKTLMEQLKNDGTYQVSKTLMEKTQLFYAGTADETETSQAIKSVFDQSSYLMDPHTAVANKVYDDYRKETGDSTKTVIVSTASPYKFARSVYESIFGACDANDYALLSLLAEKTGTTVPLPLKDLDKKDNHHQSQCDKTDMSKAVLDFLNHQEHAND
- a CDS encoding homoserine dehydrogenase, whose translation is MNIALLGFGTIGSGVYELINLNKGKFSGNFTDMESRKASPVITKVLERDTTKDLGDTVGKIVTHPSEILEDESIGLVIALMGGMDFEYEMIKECLKAGKHVVTANKAVISEYFEELLTLAEENGVVLRYEASVGGGIPIIGSLKEEMKINRVTEIKGILNGTTNFILSKMTEEGADFGETLALAQSIGFAEADPTADVEGYDVSRKLSILSSMAYESIIRDEDVYKRGITDVRAADIEMIGSMGYVVKYLGHSILEHKNVYTTVEPVLFKEASIMSNVNSEFNIISITGDIIGELQFYGKGAGKDATANAVVGDVLYILNIVKEQNYPKPLRLNRKLNKIGTDIFKGKYYLRANLDDKEMLDTVLTAVETVAARKTVIVNDNQVYVVTSVIAANDFNTMAEKLKETVPELFYARIYE
- a CDS encoding aspartate kinase translates to MQDLIVQKYGGSSVANVERIKRVAGRIIETKKKGKKVVVVVSAMGDTTDDLIDLAQKINEHPPSREMDMLLATGEQVSISLLAIAIQSMGHDVVSLTGAQCGIVTSNVHKRARINEIKTNRIEKELEAGKIVIVAGFQGINENKDITTLGRGGSDTSAVAVAAALEAELCEIYTDVDGVYTADPRIVKTASKIDEISYEEVLEMASTGAKVLHPRSVEMAEKFKVPLVVRSSYNYNEGTIIKEDVIMEKVLVRGVSLDENIAKISIFEVPDQPGIAFKLFSALAKSNIHVDMIVQNVNRTAVNDISFTIDVDELQEAVSVAQKFAFEVNAQKVEYDQGVAKLSVIGTGIVANAEIASKFFEALFELGINIQTISTSEIKISCLIDKERGKEAMVHIHKKFDM